A genomic window from Salvia splendens isolate huo1 chromosome 11, SspV2, whole genome shotgun sequence includes:
- the LOC121753973 gene encoding protein root UVB sensitive 6-like, which yields MKLKNPSNSPSQTLTSSDTRLLVRETLRISANLASAPHDRPLLQDSSFGGLVDDQFLNSSLRLICCEEIDGRRWQYFADDNTGPRNVSTKRLKKNSIRAVCLQTPLSPADELLTFIRSYVVPEGFPDSVMPSYVPYMTWRAIKHIFGGAMGVFTTQTLLSSLGVSRNRSAPGAVAINWILKDGAGRVGKMLFARQGKKFDYDLKQLRYAGDLLMELGAGVELATAAVPHLFLPLACAANVAKNVAAVTSTSTRTPIYKAFAKGENIGDVTAKGECVGNIADLLGTGLGIMISKRNPSLYAAFGLLSCGYILGSYKEVKSVVLHTLNRARFTVAAESFLKTGRVPSLQEGNLMENIFIPPWKQHRPIVLGPRFKDAFQDPVSYIALEPIFEKERYIVTYNPSKGNIYALFKDQAKSDDILKAAFHAHVLLHIVQSSKQSQQSMRKQDDDLSPVSPSLGDLQSHIAESYKLVSALYGPFKTKVKEQGWVMSESLLNPGRARLCELAS from the exons ATGAAGCTGAAGAACCCCTCCAATTCCCCCTCGCAAACCCTGACCTCCTCCGATACGCGCCTGCTCGTGCGCGAGACGCTCCGCATCAGCGCCAACCTTGCCTCGGCGCCTCACGACCGCCCGCTGCTCCAGGATTCCAGCTTCGGTGGCCTAGTCGACGATCAGTTTCTCAATTCCAGCTTGAGGTTGATCTGCTGCGAGGAGATTGATGGCAGACGCTGGCAATACTTCGCAGATGACAACACCGGCCCTAGGAATGTTTCTACCAAACGATTGAAGAAGAATTCCATTCGTGCTGTCTGCTTGCAGACTCCGTTATCCCCTGCTGAT GAGTTGTTAACATTCATAAGATCTTACGTTGTTCCTGAAGGTTTTCCAGACAGTGTCATGCCTTCCTATGTGCCTTACATGACTTGGAGAGCGATAAAG caCATCTTTGGTGGTGCCATGGGTGTTTTCACCACACAAACCCTCCTAAGTTCACTTGGAGTCTCCAGAAATAGATCTGCACCAGGTGCTGTAGCTATCAATTGGATTCTCAAG GATGGTGCTGGGCGCGTCGGGAAGATGCTCTTTGCTCGACAAGGGAAGAAGTTTGACTATGACTTAAAGCAG CTTAGGTATGCTGGTGATCTCCTTATGGAGTTGGGAGCTGGAGTGGAGTTGGCAACTGCAGCTGTCCCCCACTTGTTTCTTCCATTAGCATGTGCTGCCAATGTGGCTAAG AATGTCGCTGCTGTGACATCAACTTCGACCCGAACGCCAATATACAAAGCCTTTGCCAAAGGAGAAAATATAGGAGATGTCACTGCGAAGGGAGAATGTGTTGGAAATATAGCAGATCTG CTTGGAACTGGACTTGGAATAATGATTTCTAAAAGAAACCCTTCCTTGTACGCTGCATTTGGTTTGCTCTCATGTGGTTATATCCTGGGCTCTTATAAAGAG GTGAAATCTGTAGTGTTGCATACACTAAATCGTGCACGATTCACTGTGGCAGCAGAATCATTTCTTAAGACGG GGCGCGTTCCAAGTTTGCAAGAGGGAAATTTGATGGAGAATATTTTCATTCCCCCATGGAAACAACATAGACCTATTGTTCTTG GACCTAGGTTTAAAGATGCATTCCAAGACCCTGTTTCATATATTGCATTGGAACCCATTTTTGAG AAAGAGCGTTATATAGTGACTTATAATCCTTCAAAGGGCAATATATATGCCTTGTTCAAGGATCAAGCAAAGTCTGATGATATTCTGAAAGCAGCTTTTCAT GCTCATGTGCTGCTTCACATAGTTCAATCCTCTAAGCAGAGCCAGCAATCCATGAGAAAACAAGATGATGATCTTTCACCTGTATCCCCTTCACTTGGTGATCTACAATCTCATATTGCAGAATCATACAAGCTGGTGTCAGCTCTATATGGGCCTTTTAAGACCAAAGTCAAAGAACAG gGTTGGGTCATGTCTGAATCACTACTAAATCCCGGCAGAGCACGGCTATGTGAATTGGCAAGTTAA
- the LOC121753625 gene encoding zinc-finger homeodomain protein 4-like, with amino-acid sequence MEVPSEEGEEMPLPLNSTYGGHGQMIHHHHHLPPHNHIIIPSSAGGAAPPLSDDHLPFKKPIRYRECLKNHAASMGGNATDGCGEFMPSGDDGSLEALTCSACGCHRNFHRKESDGDSCDSCYPRIGRKLFLADHHKGYIGYHHHHAAAARPHQMIMSYNMASESDEQEGMMMGRAPQMVKKRFRTKFSQEQKEKMLSFAEKVGWKIQKQEEGVVQQFCQEVGVKRRVLKVWMHNNKHTLAKKALQSDNQDQSLGTN; translated from the exons ATGGAAGTTCCAAGTGAAGAAGGGGAAGAGATGCCTCTCCCACTCAACAGCACATATGGTGGCCATGGCCAGATGATCCACCACCATCACCACCTCCCACCCCACAACCACATTATCATCCCTTCCTCCGCAGGTGGCGCCGCTCCCCCCCTCTCCGACGACCACCTCCCCTTCAAGAAGCCCATCAG ataccgcgagtgtctgaagaaCCACGCGGCGTCCATGGGCGGCAACGCCACGGACGGATGCGGCGAGTTCATGCCGAGCGGTGACGACGGCTCGCTGGAGGCCCTCACCTGCTCCGCCTGCGGCTGCCACCGCAACTTCCACCGCAAGGAATCCGACGGCGACTCCTGCGACTCGTGCTACCCGAGAATCGGGCGGAAGCTCTTCTTGGCGGACCACCACAAGGGCTACATCGGGTACCACCACCACCACGCCGCCGCAGCCAGGCCGCACCAGATGATCATGTCGTACAACATGGCGTCGGAGTCGGACGAGCAGGAGGGGATGATGATGGGGAGGGCGCCGCAGATGGTGAAGAAGAGGTTCCGGACGAAATTCAGCCAGGAGCAGAAGGAGAAGATGCTGAGTTTCGCGGAGAAAGTGGGGTGGAAGATACAGAAGCAGGAAGAAGGAGTGGTGCAGCAGTTTTGCCAAGAGGTTGGTGTGAAGAGGAGGGTTTTGAAGGTGTGGATGCACAACAACAAGCACACTCTTGCAAAGAAGGCTCTGCAATCTGACAATCAAGATCAAAGTTTAGGGACTAATTAA
- the LOC121755512 gene encoding cullin-associated NEDD8-dissociated protein 1-like, translated as MANLALTGILEKMTGKDKDYRYMATSDLLNELNKEGFKLDVDLEAKLSNIVIQQLDDAAGDVSGLAVKCLVPLVKKIHEQQVLEMTNKLCDKLLNGKEQNRDIASIAVKTIVAEVPNATVAQSVLVSISPKLIRGIVTQGMGTEIKCECLDILCDVLHKYGNLMASDHEVLLSALLPQLNTNQASVRKKAVSCIASLASSLSDDLLAKATVEIIQLLKNQTTKSEITRTNIQMIGALSRAVGYRFGPHLGDAVPILINYCNNASENDEELREYSLQALESFLLRCPRDISSYCDQILHLTLEFLSHDPNFTDNMEEDTDDESYVEEEDDDSANEYTDDEDVSWKVRRAAAKCLAALIVSRPEMLSRLYEEACPKLIDRFKEREENVKMDIFNTFIELLRQTGNVTKDQTDFDESSPRYLLKQEVAKIVRSVNKQLREKSIKTKVGAFSVLKDLVIVLPDCLADHIGSLTPGIEKALCDKSSTSNLKIEALVFTRLVLASHAPPVFHPYIKAISAPIISSVGERYYKVTAEALRVCGELVRVVRPDIEVYDFDFKPYVHPIFAAIMSRLTNQDQDQEVKECAISCMGLVVSTFGDHLGAELPSCLPVLVDRMGNEITRLTAVKAFAVIAASPLHIDLSCVLEHVISELTAFLRKANRALRQATLGTLNTLIVGYGDKIGSAAYEVIVVELSTLISDSDLHMAALALELCCTLMADKRSGPNVGLTVRNKVLPQALTLIRSSLLQGQALLALRNFFTALVYSANTSFDVLLDSLLSAAKPSAQTGAVAKQALFSIAQCVAVLCLSAGDKKCSSTVNMLTDILKADSSTNSAKQHLSLLCLGEIGRRKDLSSHDHIENIVIESFQSPFEEIKSAASYALGNIAVGNLPRYLPFILDKIDNQQKKQYLLLHSLKEVIVRQSVDKAEFDDSSVDKITKLLFNHCESDEEGVRNVVAECLGKIALIEPGKLVPALKDRTSSPAAFTRATVVIAVKYSIVERQEKIDEILYPEISTFLMLIQDQDRHVRRAAVLALSTAAHNKPNLIKSLLPELLPLLYDQTVIKKELIRTVDLGPFKHTVDDGLELRKAAFECVDTLLDSCLDQVNPSSFLVPYLLSGLDDHYDVKMPCHLILSKLADKCPSAVLAVLDSLVDPLHKTTNFRPKQDAVKQEVDRNEDMIRSALRAIASLNQISGGDCSHKLKNLMNEIGKSKTLSEKYSSIRNE; from the exons ATGGCGAACTTAGCCCTAACTGGAATATTGGAAAAG ATGACTGGGAAGGATAAGGACTACAGATACATGGCAACTTCTGATTTGCTTAACGAGTTGAACAAAGAAGGGTTTAAACTCGATGTTGATCTCGAAGCGAAGCTTTCTAACATTGTCATCCAGCAACTCGATGATGCAGCAGGCGATGTTTCCGGATTAGCTGTCAAGTG CCTTGTTCCCTTGGTGAAAAAAATCCACGAGCAGCAGGTTCTTGAGATGACTAATAAGCTTTGTGATAAATTGCTCAATGGGAAAGAGCAAAATCGTGACATTGCCAGCATTGCTGTTAAGACAATTGTTGCTGAAGTTCCTAATGCAACTGTTGCACAATCTGTTCTTGTATCCATTTCTCCCAAGTTGATACGAGGAATAGTCACACAG GGGATGGGCACAGAAATCAAATGTGAATGCCTTGATATTTTGTGTGATGTTCTACACAAATACGGCAATCTAATGGCATCCGATCATGAGGTGCTGCTGAGTGCACTTTTGCCCCAGTTGAACACCAATCAGGCCAGTGTGAGAAAGAAGGCTGTTTCATGTATTG CATCTCTGGCTTCAAGCTTGTCAGATGATTTGCTGGCAAAGGCTACAGTTGAAATTATCCAGCTTTTGAAAAACCAGACAACAAAATCAGAAATTACACGTACAAATATTCAAATGATTGGGGCGTTAAG TCGTGCTGTTGGCTATCGTTTTGGTCCACACCTCGGAGATGCTGTTCCTATTTTAATTAACTACTGTAATAATGCATCAGAGAATGACGAAGAGCTTCGTGAGTATAGCTTGCAG GCATTAGAGAGTTTTCTACTTAGGTGTCCCAGGGATATCTCTTCCTACTGTGACCAAATCTTACATCTTACTTTGGAATTTCTGAGTCATGATCCAAATTTTACTGATAACATGGAAGAAGACACAGATGATGAGAGTTATGTGGAGGAGGAAGatga tGATAGTGCTAATGAGTacactgatgatgaagatgtaAGCTGGAAAGTGCGGAGAGCTGCTGCCAAATGCTTAGCTGCTTTAATTGTTTCTCGGCCTGAGATGCTTTCAAGACTATATGAAGAG GCTTGTCCAAAGTTGATTGATAGGTTTAAAGAAAGGGAAGAGAATGTCAAG ATGGATATCTTCAATACGTTCATTGAATTACTTAGACAAACAGGAAATGTTACAAAAGACCAGACAGATTTTGATGAATCAAG TCCTAGATATCTATTGAAGCAAGAGGTGGCAAAGATTGTTCGATCTGTAAATAAACAGTTACGCGAGAAATCTATCAAGACAAAG GTTGGAGCTTTCTCTGTTTTGAAAGACCTGGTGATTGTTTTGCCTGATTGCCTTGCAGACCATATTGGATCTCTGACGCCAGGAATTGAGAAAGCACTTTGT GACAAATCTTCTACCTCAAATTTAAAGATTGAAGCTCTTGTTTTTACTAGATTAGTGTTGGCCTCACATGCTCCTCCTGTTTTTCATCCGTACATCAAG GCAATATCTGCTCCAATCATATCTTCTGTTGGTGAACGGTATTATAAAGTTACAGCAGAGGCATTAAGAGTATGTGGGGAACTTGTTCGTGTCGTGCGACCAGATATTGAG gtttatgattttgattttaaacccTATGTCCATCCTATATTTGCTGCTATCATGTCACGTTTGACCAATCAAGATCAGGATCAG GAAGTGAAAGAATGTGCGATTTCCTGCATGGGACTTGTGGTTTCTACATTTGGTGATCATCTTGGGGCAGAGCTACCTTCATGCCTCCCAGTGCTTGTTGATCGAATGGGAAATGAGATTACTCGTCTTACAGCTGTCAAG GCATTTGCTGTCATTGCTGCTTCTCCTTTGCACATTGACTTATCGTGTGTTTTAGAGCATGTAATTTCTGAGTTGACTGCATTTCTAAGAAAG GCCAATCGAGCGCTAAGGCAAGCTACACTTGGGACACTGAACACACTTATTGTAGGATACGGCGATAAAATTGGTTCAGCTGCTTATGAAGTCATTGTTGTTGAGCTTTCAACTCTGATCAG TGACTCAGATTTGCATATGGCTGCTCTTGCATTGGAATTGTGTTGCACATTAATGGCTGACAAAAGATCTGGTCCGAATGTCGGTCTGACTGTCCGAAATAAAGTTCTGCCACAAGCTCTGACTTTAATTAGAAGCTCTCTGCTCCAGGGCCAGGCACTTCTG GCGCTACGAAATTTCTTCACTGCGCTGGTTTACTCGGCCAACACAAGCTTTGATGTACTGCTTGACTCTCTTCTTTCTGCTGCCAAACCATCTGCCCAGACTGGTGCCGTTGCGAAACAGGCTTTATTCTCAATTGCTCAATGTGTGGCTGTTCTCTGTCTTTCTGCTGGCGACAAAAAGTGTTCCTCTACAGTTAACATGCTTACAGACATCTTAAAAGCTGATAGCAGTACCAACTCG GCCAAGCAACATCTCTCCTTGCTGTGCTTGGGAGAAATAGGCAGGAGAAAAGATTTAAGTTCTCATGACCACATAGAGAACATTGTTATTGAGTCTTTCCAGTCGCCATTTGAAGAAATAAAATCTGCTGCATCTTATGCCCTGGGAAACATTGCAGTCGGGAATCTGCCTAGATATTTGCCTTTCATCTTGGACAAAATTGATAATCAGCAAAAGAAGCAATATCTGTTGCTTCATTCTCTGAAGGAG GTCATCGTGAGACAATCTGTAGATAAAGCCGAATTTGATGATTCCAGTGTTGACAAGATCACTAAATTGCTATTTAATCACTGTGAAAGTGACGAAGAGGGTGTTCGCAATGTGGTAGCTGAGTGCCTCGGGAAAATTGCTCTTATTGAGCCTGGGAAACTTGTTCCTGCACTTAAG GATAGGACATCAAGTCCTGCTGCATTCACCCGGGCAACTGTTGTCATAGCAGTGAAATATTCTATAGTTGAGCGGCAGGAAAAAATTGACGAGATTCTGTACCCAGAGATTTCTACTTTCTTGATGCTTATCCAGGATCAAGACCGG CATGTGAGACGTGCTGCTGTTTTGGCCCTGAGCACTGCTGCTCACAATAAACCAAACCTGATAAAGTCCCTGTTACCAGAGCTATTGCCACTCCTCTATGATCAAACAGTAATAAAG AAAGAATTGATCCGGACAGTAGATCTTGGCCCTTTCAAGCACACAGTAGATGATGGGCTTGAATTGAGGAAAGCTGCTTTTGAATGCGTGGACACTTTGTTAGACAGTTGCCTTGATCAAGTCAACCCATCTTCATTTTTAGTACCATACCTTTTATCTGGATTAGATG ATCATTATGATGTTAAAATGCCTTGCCATCTTATCCTTTCAAAGTTGGCTGATAAGTGCCCATCTGCTGTTTTGGCAG TATTGGATTCGTTGGTGGATCCTCTCCACAAGACCACCAATTTTAGGCCCAAGCAGGATGCCGTCAAACAAGAAGTAGATCGTAATGAAGACATGATTCGGAGTGCCCTTCGAGCAATCGCATCTTTAAACCAAATAAG TGGAGGAGATTGTAGTCACAAGTTAAAGAATCTTATGAATGAAATTGGCAAGTCCAAGACTCTATCTGAGAAATACTCATCCATCCGGAATGAATGA